TTGGGATTATTATTGGCAGGAAGGCCAAAAATGTTCCCAGGGAAAACTGGTCTGATGTGGTTGCCGGCTTTACATGTATTGTTGATGTGACAGCAGAGGATATCCTGGTGCTGAATCCCAGGTTTCTCACACTTGCCAAAGGCTTCGACAGTTTCTTCAGCTTCGGCCCCTTCCTGGTTACACCCGATGAGGTTCTTCCATTGGGCAGTCAGCGTATATCAACTGTTTTGAATGGAAATGTTGTAGCGGAAAACATAGTTTCAAATATGGTTTTTCCCCCTGATCAGCTTGTTTCTGTTTATTCCTCGGTGTTCACATTAATGCCGGGTGATATTATATCCACAGGAACACCAGGTGCCGCGGTTATTAATGATGGCGATGCGGTGGAGGCCAAGATAGATGGTTTCAGTGCATTGAAGAATTATGTAGTTGACGAAAAAAAGAGATAATATTCATAACTCGGCAGGTTTGGGATTGTACGTTCCGATGAAGTTCTGAAAAAAAACAATTAGAAATGGACCTTAGGCTGAATAAAAAGAGGATCCTGGTTACTGGTGCCAGCAAGGGAATAGGCCTTGCATGTACCTCGGTGCTTGCTGCAGAGGGGGCTGATCTGATAATTTCATCCCGCTCAGAGGACAATCTGCTATCAGCTGTTGGCAGCATTGATAAAAACGGGGGAGAATTACTGACTTTTGCTGCCGATGTATCATGCACGGAGGATATTGATGCTCTTGTGGAGTTTGTAACAGCCCGTTTCGGGTATATTGACGGACTGTTGATAAATGCCGGCGGTCCTCCGCTTGGTTCAGCTCTCGGGCACAGCGATGAAACCTGGATGGAGGCTGTCAATACACTTCTTATGTCAGTTGTCAGGCTGACCAGGATATTCATTCCGATAATGAGGGAGCGGAGGTTCGGGCGGATCATAAATATATCTTCAACTGGCGTCAAGCAGCCCATCCAGGGGCTTGTGCTGAGCAATTCCATACGCCAGGCGGCAGGTGCCTATCTTAAGACACTATCTGCTGAAGTGGCGGCCGATAATGTCTTAATCAATACGCTCCTCCCAGGGGCTACCGAAACTGAGCGGCTTGCTTCGCTGCACAGCAGGATTGCAGAGAATTCAGGAAAAAGCATTGATGAGGTTATAGCCGGGCGGAAGGCAACCATCCCTGCCGGCAGATTTGGCGACCCTGTTAATATTGCTTCACTTGCAGCCTTCCTTTTGTCCGACAGAAATGGCTATATCACAGGTCAAAGCATTGCAGTTGACGGCGGGCTGGTCAACTTCCCACTATGACATGCCTTGCCGGTAATGCATAAACAAAAAAATATTATTTTAGCGGCAAAATAATTCCGACATGCAAAAGATTAATGACTTTCTTCTGGTTATCGACAGTTATATAGGCGGCGGTCCCTGGTTTGTCTATCTTCTCCTTTTTACGGGTATTTTTTTCACACTCTACCTGTGGTTCCCGCAAGTAAGGTATTTCAGGCACTCGATAAGGGTGGTTACCGGAAGATATGACAGGTCGACTGATGTGGGCGATACTTCCCATTTCCAGGCATTGACGACAGCCCTTTCGGGGACTGTGGGGACAGGGAATATTGCCGGTGTTGCGCTGGCTATCCATCTTGGAGGTCCTGCAGCGCTATTCTGGATGCTGGTAACCGGGATGTTCGGGATGACCCTTAAGCTGGTTGAGGTTACCATTTCCCACAAGTACCGGGAACTTGACAGTGAAGGCCGTATTGCTGGCGGCCCGATGTACTATATGAAAAAGAGGCTAAACATTACATTGCCAAATAAAAAGGTACTGAACATTGGGGCATGGATGGGAGCCTTTTTTGCCGGCGCCACAATCCTTTCTTCGATCGGGACAGGAAACATGCCCCAGATAAACAGCATTTCCAATGCCATGTATGCCACTTTTGGCATTCCGCATATAGTAGTTGGAGGTGTGCTTGCAGTTTTACTTGCATTTGTGATACTCGGAGGGATAAAGCGGATAGCACAGGTCACTTCGAGACTTGTGCCCGCAATGGCTTTTGTATATATACTGGGAGCGCTTGCAGTGCTTCTTTACAACTACGACAATATTATACCATCGGTAGTTTCAATATTCTCTGATGTGTTTACCGGCAGCGCTGCAACCGGAGGATTCCTGGGGGCATCAATTGCCTACGCCTTCAACAGGGGGGTGAACAGGGGACTTTTCTCAAATGAGGCAGGCCAGGGATCGGCTCCTATTGCCCATTCAGCCGCACGTGCACACGAACCTGTTTCAGAAGGGATAGTAGCGCTCCTTGAACCTTTTATTGACACGATTTGTATCTGTACGCTGACGGGCCTTGTTCTGTTGTCGTCGGGTG
This genomic stretch from Marinilabiliales bacterium harbors:
- a CDS encoding FAA hydrolase family protein, whose protein sequence is MKIASVHTGGKGQAAIIYPEGALTVSAITAHTGSSWKTNLLQIIKSGQLDDIVSWFIKDKGKTAARLHDKIIPFADIRYLPLYRKPSKIIGVGLNYPDHIVNLSEKQPEHFPGTFMKPDTSVIGYGDTISIPGMSDRTTAEAELGIIIGRKAKNVPRENWSDVVAGFTCIVDVTAEDILVLNPRFLTLAKGFDSFFSFGPFLVTPDEVLPLGSQRISTVLNGNVVAENIVSNMVFPPDQLVSVYSSVFTLMPGDIISTGTPGAAVINDGDAVEAKIDGFSALKNYVVDEKKR
- a CDS encoding SDR family oxidoreductase is translated as MDLRLNKKRILVTGASKGIGLACTSVLAAEGADLIISSRSEDNLLSAVGSIDKNGGELLTFAADVSCTEDIDALVEFVTARFGYIDGLLINAGGPPLGSALGHSDETWMEAVNTLLMSVVRLTRIFIPIMRERRFGRIINISSTGVKQPIQGLVLSNSIRQAAGAYLKTLSAEVAADNVLINTLLPGATETERLASLHSRIAENSGKSIDEVIAGRKATIPAGRFGDPVNIASLAAFLLSDRNGYITGQSIAVDGGLVNFPL
- a CDS encoding sodium:alanine symporter family protein is translated as MQKINDFLLVIDSYIGGGPWFVYLLLFTGIFFTLYLWFPQVRYFRHSIRVVTGRYDRSTDVGDTSHFQALTTALSGTVGTGNIAGVALAIHLGGPAALFWMLVTGMFGMTLKLVEVTISHKYRELDSEGRIAGGPMYYMKKRLNITLPNKKVLNIGAWMGAFFAGATILSSIGTGNMPQINSISNAMYATFGIPHIVVGGVLAVLLAFVILGGIKRIAQVTSRLVPAMAFVYILGALAVLLYNYDNIIPSVVSIFSDVFTGSAATGGFLGASIAYAFNRGVNRGLFSNEAGQGSAPIAHSAARAHEPVSEGIVALLEPFIDTICICTLTGLVLLSSGVWHDKVHNDFQRADMRILAEYFDESDEGDVENLFRVLDGRQPVPAFSGSLEIVDGRIVQKQEREITLVHSRSIAEDVTVTVDGVPYSGSLPVINGNIQEIGPTVRLSGRSLIHSAPLTAEAYTRSFFGGFGQYIVSIGLLLFAFSTAISWSYYGDRAVTYLAGSKYVIYYRIVYVLLFFVAAFTDTTIIWTLSYITIAFMTIPNLIGLLLLHKEIKATIKEYWVTFKEEHPGEKAPE